A genomic window from Cupriavidus metallidurans CH34 includes:
- a CDS encoding VOC family protein → MTLAIDHLVIAAPDLDSGAEYVASALGVAPQGGGTHPRMGTHNRVMGLYGGLYLEVIAIDPSAAAPDRPRWFGLDGDLMRQRLRDGPFLAHWAARVERPADLSRWQAQYPDRIAPVIPMTRGDLRWRLTVPDDGSLPAWTGEAANAGDGLFPTLIQWDVANHPAVSLPGHDLALRRLHGQHPHAELLRQGLAWIGATDLIEIEQGDGPPLLAADIETPAGIKTLR, encoded by the coding sequence ATGACACTTGCCATCGACCATCTCGTGATCGCCGCGCCCGACCTGGACTCAGGCGCCGAGTATGTGGCCAGCGCGCTCGGCGTCGCTCCACAAGGTGGCGGCACGCACCCGCGCATGGGCACGCACAACCGCGTGATGGGCCTCTACGGCGGCCTGTACCTCGAAGTCATCGCGATCGATCCGTCGGCGGCGGCACCTGATCGGCCACGCTGGTTCGGCCTGGATGGCGACCTGATGCGCCAGCGGCTGCGCGATGGCCCGTTCCTGGCGCACTGGGCGGCCCGCGTCGAGCGTCCGGCCGATCTGTCGCGCTGGCAGGCGCAGTACCCGGACCGGATCGCCCCGGTCATTCCCATGACGCGCGGCGACCTGCGCTGGCGCCTGACCGTGCCTGACGACGGCAGCCTGCCCGCCTGGACCGGCGAGGCGGCGAATGCGGGCGATGGCCTGTTTCCCACACTGATCCAGTGGGACGTGGCAAACCATCCGGCAGTCAGCCTGCCGGGCCACGACCTGGCGTTGCGCCGCCTGCACGGCCAGCATCCGCACGCGGAACTGTTGCGCCAAGGACTGGCGTGGATCGGCGCCACGGACCTGATCGAGATCGAACAAGGCGACGGCCCGCCTCTGCTGGCCGCCGACATCGAAACCCCAGCGGGCATCAAGACCCTGCGATAA
- a CDS encoding alanyl-tRNA editing protein: MPATTQKRFDDDAYLDHCQATVLAVSEAGIELDQTVCYARSGGQAGDTGTLTTADGRIVTLADTVYADDRQRILHVPASDAPALQAGDRVEVKIDWTRRHRLMRLHTCLHLLGSLIPVPVTGCGISPDSARIDFDLPESTLDKAVLTEQLNALINAKTPVTIDRITPEELAAQPDLVRTIGAAPPAGTSTIRIIEIPGVDRQPCGGTHVANTGEIGAVAVTKIEKKSRTNRRVVVNFA; the protein is encoded by the coding sequence ATGCCCGCCACCACACAAAAGCGCTTCGACGACGACGCCTACCTGGACCACTGCCAGGCCACGGTGCTGGCCGTCAGCGAAGCCGGCATCGAACTCGACCAGACCGTCTGCTACGCGCGTAGCGGCGGACAAGCGGGCGACACCGGCACCCTGACCACCGCCGACGGCCGCATCGTCACACTGGCCGATACCGTTTACGCGGACGACCGCCAGCGCATCCTGCACGTCCCCGCCTCCGACGCCCCGGCGCTGCAGGCCGGCGACCGTGTCGAAGTGAAGATCGACTGGACCCGCCGCCACCGGCTGATGCGCCTGCATACGTGCCTGCATCTGCTCGGGTCGCTGATCCCGGTGCCGGTGACGGGCTGCGGCATCTCGCCTGACTCCGCGCGCATCGACTTCGACCTGCCCGAATCGACGCTCGACAAGGCCGTGCTGACCGAACAGCTCAACGCGCTGATCAACGCGAAGACGCCGGTCACCATCGACCGCATCACGCCCGAAGAACTGGCCGCCCAGCCCGACCTCGTGCGCACGATCGGCGCGGCGCCGCCGGCCGGCACATCGACGATCCGCATCATCGAGATTCCCGGCGTGGACCGTCAGCCCTGCGGCGGCACGCACGTGGCCAACACGGGCGAGATCGGCGCGGTGGCCGTGACCAAGATCGAGAAGAAAAGCCGCACGAACCGCCGCGTGGTCGTGAACTTCGCATAA
- a CDS encoding LysE family translocator encodes MEAWLTGLSTAQFLALVTLLAVGAFTPGPNTTIAAVTGANFGLRATLPHCVGVSFGFASIVALCTTGVGALILASPMLATVIHVVGVLYLLWLAYRIARSTSLAEKTVLKPMNVWQSAALQYANIKAWMLALAVAASYMAGAPSPGQRVVLVSAIFALFGFFSNGAYGVLGASLRRWLMEGNRVRWFNGAMGLALALTAIWIAVAGQPH; translated from the coding sequence ATGGAAGCCTGGCTCACGGGGCTCTCGACAGCCCAGTTCCTTGCATTGGTCACGCTGCTCGCGGTGGGCGCCTTCACGCCCGGCCCGAACACGACGATCGCCGCCGTCACCGGCGCCAACTTCGGCCTGCGCGCAACGCTCCCGCATTGCGTCGGGGTGTCGTTCGGCTTCGCCAGCATCGTCGCGCTGTGCACCACCGGCGTCGGCGCGCTGATCCTGGCCAGCCCGATGCTGGCCACCGTGATTCACGTGGTGGGCGTGCTCTATCTGCTGTGGCTGGCGTATCGCATCGCGCGCAGCACGTCGCTGGCGGAAAAGACCGTGCTCAAGCCGATGAATGTCTGGCAATCGGCGGCACTGCAGTACGCCAACATCAAGGCATGGATGCTGGCGCTGGCGGTGGCCGCGTCGTACATGGCGGGCGCCCCCTCGCCGGGGCAGCGCGTGGTGCTGGTCAGCGCGATATTCGCGCTGTTCGGCTTCTTCAGCAATGGCGCCTATGGCGTGCTTGGCGCGTCGCTGCGGCGCTGGCTGATGGAAGGCAATCGCGTGCGCTGGTTCAACGGCGCGATGGGCCTGGCACTGGCGCTGACCGCCATCTGGATCGCCGTCGCAGGACAACCGCATTGA
- a CDS encoding DMT family transporter — protein sequence MKDPNHSPHSGGMLLGFIGVAIFSQTLPFTRMAVAELDATFVALGRAVIAAALALALLAMRGALASGRRPRGGQWLRLAVTALGVVVGFPVFSSLAMREVPSGHGAIVIGLLPLATAVFAAWFGNERPSLGFWLSALAGSALVVAFALWQGAGGLQHADWYLFLAVVLGALGYAEGGKLSRELGGLETISWALVVSLPVLAPVVAWLGLEHAASIAAASPRAWLGMAYVSVFSMFIGFLFWYAGLAKGGVARVGQIQLLQPFLTLAGGALILAEPLDAATVAFAVAVIAVVALGRRAAVRNTAPAMPLASAAEEAPPILPGRLH from the coding sequence ATGAAGGATCCGAATCACTCCCCTCACTCCGGCGGCATGCTGCTGGGCTTTATCGGCGTGGCGATCTTCAGCCAGACGCTGCCTTTCACGCGCATGGCCGTGGCCGAGCTCGATGCGACGTTCGTCGCGCTCGGGCGCGCCGTGATCGCCGCCGCGCTGGCGCTCGCGCTGCTGGCGATGCGCGGCGCCCTGGCATCGGGCCGGCGACCGCGCGGTGGCCAATGGCTCCGGCTGGCCGTGACCGCGCTGGGCGTGGTGGTCGGTTTCCCCGTGTTTTCGTCGCTGGCCATGCGCGAAGTGCCGTCCGGGCATGGCGCGATCGTGATCGGCCTGCTGCCGCTGGCCACCGCGGTGTTCGCCGCATGGTTCGGCAATGAACGGCCGTCGCTGGGCTTCTGGCTGTCCGCCTTGGCTGGCAGCGCGCTCGTGGTGGCCTTCGCCCTGTGGCAAGGCGCGGGCGGGCTGCAACATGCCGACTGGTACCTGTTCCTGGCGGTGGTGCTCGGCGCGCTCGGTTATGCCGAAGGCGGCAAGCTCTCACGCGAACTGGGCGGGCTGGAGACGATCAGCTGGGCGCTGGTGGTCTCGCTGCCCGTGCTGGCGCCCGTGGTGGCCTGGCTGGGGCTGGAACATGCCGCATCCATCGCCGCCGCGTCGCCCCGCGCGTGGCTGGGCATGGCCTATGTGTCGGTGTTCTCGATGTTCATCGGCTTCCTGTTCTGGTACGCCGGACTCGCAAAAGGCGGCGTGGCGCGCGTAGGCCAGATACAATTGCTCCAGCCGTTCCTCACGCTGGCGGGCGGCGCGCTGATCCTGGCCGAGCCCCTCGATGCCGCCACCGTCGCTTTCGCAGTGGCGGTGATCGCCGTGGTGGCCCTTGGCCGACGCGCCGCAGTGCGCAACACCGCACCCGCCATGCCATTGGCATCCGCCGCCGAGGAGGCGCCCCCTATCCTTCCAGGACGACTTCACTGA
- a CDS encoding RidA family protein: protein MSVYDTLARLGVELPSAGAPAAAYVMAATTGNTVFLSGHIARKDGKPWAGKLGKDIDTESGKQAARAIAIDLLATLHAHIGDLNRVKRIVKVMSLVNSTPEFTEQHLVTNGCSEFLAEVFGEKGKHARSAFGVAQIPLGACVEIEMIVEI from the coding sequence ATGTCCGTCTATGACACCCTTGCCCGTCTGGGCGTGGAACTGCCCTCGGCCGGCGCCCCCGCCGCTGCCTATGTCATGGCAGCGACCACCGGCAACACCGTATTCCTGTCCGGCCATATCGCCAGGAAGGATGGCAAGCCTTGGGCTGGCAAGCTCGGCAAGGATATCGACACCGAATCCGGCAAGCAGGCCGCGCGCGCGATCGCCATCGACCTGCTGGCCACGCTGCACGCCCATATCGGCGACCTGAACCGCGTCAAGCGCATCGTCAAGGTGATGAGCCTGGTTAACTCGACGCCTGAGTTCACTGAACAGCATCTGGTCACCAACGGCTGCTCGGAGTTTCTGGCCGAGGTGTTCGGCGAGAAAGGCAAGCACGCACGCAGCGCGTTCGGCGTGGCGCAGATTCCGCTGGGCGCCTGCGTCGAGATCGAAATGATCGTCGAGATCTGA